From a single Hippopotamus amphibius kiboko isolate mHipAmp2 chromosome X, mHipAmp2.hap2, whole genome shotgun sequence genomic region:
- the LOC130842452 gene encoding hypoxanthine-guanine phosphoribosyltransferase-like encodes MATRSPSVVISDDEPGYDLDLFCIPNHYAEDLEKVFIPRGLIMDRTERLARDVMKEMGGHHIVALCVLKGGYKFFADLLDYIKALNRNSDRSMPMTVDFIRLKSYCNDQSTGDIKVIDGDDLSTLTGKNVLIVEDIIDTGKTMQTLLSLVKQHNPKMVKVASLLVKRTPRSVGYRPDFVGFEIPDKFVVGYALDYNEYFRDLKSCLCH; translated from the coding sequence ATGGCGACCCGCAGCCCCAGCGTCGTGATTAGTGATGATGAACCGGGTTATGACTTAGATTTATTTTGTATACCTAATCATTATGCTGAAGATTTGGAAAAGGTGTTCATTCCTCGTGGATTAATTATGGACAGGACCGAACGGCTGGCTCGAGATGTGATGAAGGAGATGGGAGGCCATCACATCGTGGCCCTCTGTGTGCTCAAGGGGGGCTATAAATTCTTTGCTGACTTGCTGGATTACATCAAAGCACTGAACAGAAATAGTGATAGATCCATGCCTATGACTGTAGATTTTATCAGACTGAAGAGCTACTGTAATGACCAGTCAACAGGCGACATAAAAGTAATTGATGGAGATGATCTCTCAACTTTAACTGGAAAGAATGTCTTGATTGTTGAAGATATAATTGACACTGGCAAGACAATGCAAACCTTGCTTTCCTTGGTCAAGCAGCATAATCCAAAGATGGTCAAGGTTGCAAGCTTGCTGGTGAAAAGGACCCCTCGAAGTGTTGGATATAGACCAGACTTTGTTGGATTTGAAATTCCAGACAAGTTTGTTGTAGGATATGCCCTTGACTATAATGAATACTTCAGGGATTTGAAGTCATGTTTGTGTCATTAG